One Setaria viridis chromosome 7, Setaria_viridis_v4.0, whole genome shotgun sequence genomic region harbors:
- the LOC117864403 gene encoding DEAD-box ATP-dependent RNA helicase 13, giving the protein MAEPPEQASSEPTTPPQEDNQSTKTNNKKNRGTKKSKRAGASSLCSSTMVEDPFFVLAGGKEGGFLELEEIDEADFGIVGGYVEEVGADEGKAGKDRGKKKKKKRKRKRGGDDQVLSGDGDSFLKQCDGDSVVENEQEGEKEKKNAKGKRDRKKRKVKDSEKSGESGKDIADDDNAEDVQDKNENMEQDKDDDLILGEDDVFAWHELRLHPLLVKAMRRLGFKEPTPIQKSSFPAAAHQGKDVIGAAETGSGKTLAFGLPILQRLLEEREKASRLHQEDEKMEESAGESPLRALILTPTRELAQQVCDHLKEAAKFLGIGVIPIVGGISMEKQERLLKNKPEIVVGTPGRLWELMSMNNQHLVELHSLSFFVLDEADRMIERGHFHELQSIIEMLPLTNGSDEQAARTMPNCETVPILQIKKRQTFVFSATLALSSNFRKKLKRGLSTSKASTDDVSSIEALSKKAGMKPNAEIVDLTKASILPEKLEESFIECSEEDKDAYLYYILSVHGQGRAIIFCTSIAALRHISSILRILGINALTNHAQMQQRARMKAVDRFRGSENSILVATDGFARGMDFDDVRTVIHYQLPHSTDVYIHRSGRTARKSLAGCSIALISSADKSKFYSLCKSLSKENLQQFPIDHAYMPAVMNRLSLARQIDKITRKNSQENANKSWLQRNAESMGLILETSDSEEERVKGHKQRKATSAHLQKLQQELSDLLQRPLQPKTFSRRYLAGAGISPLLQKQLEELAKRKVSNNRSKTENKGSRFVVIGQDRVEPLQALQNSGQEVCVNLDKQREKRRLAQNWKQKKHEEKKRSREQKRKEKRKAKAMD; this is encoded by the exons ATGGCCGAGCCGCCGGAGCAGGCGTCATCGGAACCCACCACTCCGCCGCAGGAAGACAACCAAAGCACCAAGACAAATAACAAGAAGAATCGCGGCACGAAGAAATCGAAGCGAGCCGGCGCCTCCTCGCTGTGCTCCAGCACCATGGTTGAGGACCCGTTCttcgtcctcgccggcggcaaggaAGGAG GGTTCCTGGAGTTGGAGGAGATCGACGAGGCGGACTTCGGGATTGTTGGGGGATACGTGGAGGAAGTGGGAGCAGATGAGGGGAAGGCTGGCAAGGAtcgggggaagaagaagaagaagaagaggaagcggaAGCGTGGGGGTGATGACCAGGTCTTGAGTGGCGATGGCGATTCTTTTTTGAAACAATGCGATGGCGATTCAGTAGTTGAGAATGAGCAGGAGggggagaaagagaagaagaatgCGAAGGGAAAGAGGgacaggaagaagaggaaggtgaaGGATAGTGAGAAGAGTGGGGAGAGCGGCAAGGACATAGCTGATGACGACAATGCAGAAG ACGTGCAAGATAAAAATGAGAACATGGAACAAGATAAGGATGATGATCTTATTTTGGGTGAGGATGATGTTTTTGCATGGCACGAACTTAGGCTTCACCCTCTGCTTGTCAAGGCAATGCGCAGGCTTGGATTCAAAGAACCAACCCCTATACAAAAGTCGTCCTTTCCTGCTGCAGCTCACCAAGGCAAG GATGTTATTGGTGCAGCCGAGACAGGTTCTGGAAAGACGCTTGCCTTTGGCCTCCCTATTTTGCAACGTCTCCTTGAGGAGCGAGAAAAGGCCTCAAGATTACACCAGGAAGACGAAAAAATGGAGGAAAGTGCTGGGGAAAGCCCTCTTCGTGCTCTTATTTTGACACCCACCAGGGAGCTTGCTCAACAG GTATGCGATCATCTAAAAGAAGCAGCCAAGTTCTTAGGAATTGGTGTCATTCCTATTGTTGGTGGTATATCCATGGAAAAGCAAGAACGGCTTTTGAAAAACAAGCCTGAAATTGTTGTTGGAACTCCCGGAAGATTGTGGGAGCTCATGTCGATGAACAATCAACACCTAGTTGAG CTGCATTCATTGTCATTCTTCGTGTTGGATGAGGCTGATAGAATGATCGAACGAGGCCATTTCCACGAATTACAATCTATCATTGAGATGCTCCCGCTGACTAATGGTTCTGATGAACAAGCTGCAAGAACAATGCCAAACTGTGAGACTGTGCCGATCTTGCAAATAAAGAAGAGGCAAACCTTTGTTTTCTCAGCCACACTTGCACTTTCATCTAATTTCCGGAAGAAGCTGAAGCGTGGCTTATCTACTTCAAAGGCGTCGACTGATGATGTAAGCTCTATTGAAGCACTGTCGAAGAAGGCTGGAATGAAACCAAATGCAGAAATAGTTGATCTGACAAAGGCTTCAATCTTGCCTGAGAAACTTGAAGAATCTTTTATTGA GTGCAGTGAAGAGGATAAGGATGCCTATCTGTATTATATACTGAGTGTTCATGGGCAAGGTCGAGCAATAATTTTTTGTACATCAATCGCTGCATTACGCCACATTTCCTCCATATTGCGCATTCTTGGTATTAATGCCTTGACAAACCATGCTCAAATGCAACAAAGGGCTCGCATGAAG GCCGTGGATCGTTTCCGTGGAAGTGAGAATTCCATTTTGGTCGCAACTGATGGATTTGCAAGGGGTATGGATTTTGATGATGTGCGAACAGTTATCCATTACCAGTTGCCACATTCAACTGAT GTTTATATCCACAGAAGTGGAAGGACAGCACGCAAATCATTGGCTGGCTGCAGCATTGCATTAATCTCTTCTGCTGACAAGTCGAAGTTTTACTCTCTTTGTAAGTCATTGTCAAAG GAGAACCTCCAGCAATTTCCTATAGATCATGCTTACATGCCTGCAGTAATGAATAGGCTCTCGCTTGCTCGGCAGATTGACAAGATTACACGCAAAAATTCACAG GAAAATGCTAACAAATCCTGGCTTCAGAGGAATGCTGAATCCATGGGATTGATATTGGAGACCAGTGACAGTGAAGAAGAACGTGTAAAGGGCCACAAGCAACGAAAGGCAACTTCTGCACATCTCCAAAAGCTTCAACAG GAATTGAGTGATCTTTTGCAACGCCCGTTGCAGCCTAAGACTTTTTCACGACGCTATTTGGCTGGG GCTGGAATTTCACCATTACTTCAGAAGCAACTAGAAGAGTTGGCCAAGAGAAAAGTAAGCAACAATAGAAGCAAGACTGAGAATAAAGGGTCTCGATTTGTTGTTATTGGGCAGGATCGTGTCGAACCCTTACAAGCACTTCAGAATTCTGGGCAAGAG GTCTGTGTCAACTTAGACAAACAAAGAGAAAAGCGAAGACTTGCTCAGAACTGGAAGCAAAAGAAGCATGAAGAAAAGAAAC GTTCGCGGGAGCAGAAgagaaaggagaaaagaaaagctAAAGCGATGGACTAA